A genomic stretch from Theobroma cacao cultivar B97-61/B2 chromosome 4, Criollo_cocoa_genome_V2, whole genome shotgun sequence includes:
- the LOC18603591 gene encoding GATA transcription factor 15, producing the protein MLDPSEKGSESEDRSKKCPEGVSVKETQNQSFSNETKKTCADCGTSKTPLWRGGPAGPKSLCNACGIRSRKKRRAILGLNKGEDKKSKRGSNSSSKNLGDNLKQRLLSLGREVLMQRSTVEKQRKKLGEEEQAAVLLMALSCGSVYA; encoded by the exons ATGCTGGATCCAAGTGAAAAA GGATCAGAATCTGAAGATCGAAGTAAGAAATGTCCAGAAGGGGTTTCAGTAAAGGAAACCCAGAATCAAAGCTTTAGCAATGAAACCAAGAAAACTTGTGCTGATTGTGGTACCTCTAAAACCCCTCTTTGGAGAGGTGGCCCAGCTGGCCCCAag TCTCTCTGTAATGCATGTGGGATCAGAAGCAGGAAAAAGAGAAGGGCAATCTTGGGATTAAACAAAGGAGAAGACAAAAAATCCAAGAGAGGAAGCAACAGTAGTTCAAAAAATTTAGGAGATAATTTGAAGCAGCGATTGTTATCTTTAGGAAGAGAAGTTTTGATGCAAAGATCAACGGTTgagaagcaaaggaaaaagttgggagaagaagaacaagctGCCGTACTTTTAATGGCTCTCTCCTGTGGTTCTGTTTATgcttaa
- the LOC18603595 gene encoding importin subunit alpha-2 isoform X2 codes for MSLRPSTRTEVRRNRYKVAVDAEEGRRRREDNMVEIRKSKREESLQKKRREGLQAQQFAASMQSSNAEKKLESLPSLVAGVWSDNGTAQLEGTTQFRKLLSIERSPPIEEVIQSGVVPRFVEFLTREDFPQLQFEAAWALTNIASGTSENTKVVIDHGAVPIFVKLLGSSSDDVREQAVWALGNVAGDSPRCRDLVLSHGALMPLLAQLNEHAKLSMLRNATWTLSNFCRGKPQPPFDQVRPALPALERLVHSNDEEVLTDTCWALSYLSDGTNDKIQAVIEVGVCPRLVELLLNPSPSVLIPALRTVGNIVTGDDLQTQCIIDHGALACLLSLLTHNHKKSIKKEACWTISNITAGNKEQIQAVINAGIIEPLVNLLQNAEFDIKKEAAWAISNATSGGAHQQIKYLISQECIKPLCDLLTCPDPRIITVCLEGLENILKVGEAEKVAGVGDFNFCARMIEDAEGLEKIENLQSHDNNEIYEKAVKILETYWLEEEEEEEETLPPGDGTQQSFQFGANGLQVPSGGFNFS; via the exons ATGTCGTTGAGACCGAGCACCAGAACCGAGGTCCGCCGTAACAGGTACAAGGTGGCGGTAGACGCGGAGGAAGGGCGCCGTAGAAGAGAAGACAACATGGTGGAGATCCGGAAAAGCAAGCGCGAAGAGAGTTTACAGAAGAAGCGCCGCGAAGGCCTCCAAGCTCAGCAGTTCGCTGCTTCTATGCAGTCCTCTAACGCCgaaaagaaa TTGGAGAGTCTTCCGTCGCTGGTTGCCGGCGTTTGGTCTGACAACGGCACAGCCCAGCTGGAGGGGACTACTCAGTTCCGAAAATTGCTTTCAATTG AGCGGAGTCCCCCAATTGAGGAAGTGATACAATCCGGTGTCGTTCCACGCTTTGTCGAGTTTCTCACGAGGGAAGATTTTCCACAGCTTCAG TTTGAGGCAGCTTGGGCACTTACAAATATTGCCTCTGGAACCTCGGAGAATACAAAGGTAGTTATTGATCACGGGGCTGTTCCGATTTTTGTAAAGCTTCTTGGTTCCTCAAGTGATGATGTTCGCGAGCAG GCCGTGTGGGCATTGGGGAATGTTGCTGGTGATTCTCCCAGGTGTCGTGATCTTGTTCTCAGTCATGGAGCTTTGATGCCGCTTTTAGCACAATTGAATGAACATGCTAAGCTGTCAATGCTGAGAAATGCCACTTGGACATTATCAAATTTCTGCAGGGGCAAGCCACAGCCTCCTTTTGATCAG GTGAGGCCAGCTCTTCCTGCGCTTGAACGTCTTGTTCATTCAAATGATGAAGAAGTTCTGACTGATACCTGTTGGGCTCTCTCATATCTGTCTGATGGTACAAATGACAAAATTCAAGCTGTGATTGAGGTGGGAGTTTGCCCACGACTCGTTGAGCTCTTGCT TAATCCGTCTCCTTCAGTGCTGATCCCTGCTCTCCGTACAGTTGGAAATATTGTGACAGGAGATGATTTACAGACTCAG TGTATTATTGACCATGGTGCATTAGCATGCCTTCTGAGCCTGTTGACCCATAATCATAAAAAGAGcataaaaaaagaagcttGCTGGACTATCTCAAACATTACAGCTGGAAACAAGGAACAGATTCAG GCTGTGATCAATGCTGGGATAATTGAGCCCCTGGTCAACCTACTTCAAAATGCTGAATTTGATATAAAGAAAGAAGCAGCATGGGCAATTTCAAATGCTACTTCTGGTGGCGCTCATCAGCAAATCAA GTATCTGATTAGTCAGGAATGCATAAAACCTTTGTGTGATCTCCTTACATGCCCTGATCCAAGAATTATAACCGTCTGTCTAGAAGGGttggaaaatattttgaagGTTGGTGAAGCTGAGAAGGTTGCAGGTGTTGGAGACTTTAACTTTTGCGCCCGAATGATAGAAGATGCTGAGGGATTAGAGAAGATTGAAAATCTACAGAGTCACGATAATAATGAGATCTATGAGAAGGCAGTCAAGATTCTTGAGACTTACTGGttggaggaggaggaggaggaggaggagacACTACCTCCTGGTGATGGTACTCAGCAAAGTTTCCAGTTTGGAGCAAATGGGCTTCAGGTCCCATCTGGTGGATTTAACTTCAGCTGA
- the LOC18603595 gene encoding importin subunit alpha-2 isoform X1 has product MSLRPSTRTEVRRNRYKVAVDAEEGRRRREDNMVEIRKSKREESLQKKRREGLQAQQFAASMQSSNAEKKLESLPSLVAGVWSDNGTAQLEGTTQFRKLLSIERSPPIEEVIQSGVVPRFVEFLTREDFPQLQFEAAWALTNIASGTSENTKVVIDHGAVPIFVKLLGSSSDDVREQAVWALGNVAGDSPRCRDLVLSHGALMPLLAQLNEHAKLSMLRNATWTLSNFCRGKPQPPFDQVRPALPALERLVHSNDEEVLTDTCWALSYLSDGTNDKIQAVIEVGVCPRLVELLLSNPSPSVLIPALRTVGNIVTGDDLQTQCIIDHGALACLLSLLTHNHKKSIKKEACWTISNITAGNKEQIQAVINAGIIEPLVNLLQNAEFDIKKEAAWAISNATSGGAHQQIKYLISQECIKPLCDLLTCPDPRIITVCLEGLENILKVGEAEKVAGVGDFNFCARMIEDAEGLEKIENLQSHDNNEIYEKAVKILETYWLEEEEEEEETLPPGDGTQQSFQFGANGLQVPSGGFNFS; this is encoded by the exons ATGTCGTTGAGACCGAGCACCAGAACCGAGGTCCGCCGTAACAGGTACAAGGTGGCGGTAGACGCGGAGGAAGGGCGCCGTAGAAGAGAAGACAACATGGTGGAGATCCGGAAAAGCAAGCGCGAAGAGAGTTTACAGAAGAAGCGCCGCGAAGGCCTCCAAGCTCAGCAGTTCGCTGCTTCTATGCAGTCCTCTAACGCCgaaaagaaa TTGGAGAGTCTTCCGTCGCTGGTTGCCGGCGTTTGGTCTGACAACGGCACAGCCCAGCTGGAGGGGACTACTCAGTTCCGAAAATTGCTTTCAATTG AGCGGAGTCCCCCAATTGAGGAAGTGATACAATCCGGTGTCGTTCCACGCTTTGTCGAGTTTCTCACGAGGGAAGATTTTCCACAGCTTCAG TTTGAGGCAGCTTGGGCACTTACAAATATTGCCTCTGGAACCTCGGAGAATACAAAGGTAGTTATTGATCACGGGGCTGTTCCGATTTTTGTAAAGCTTCTTGGTTCCTCAAGTGATGATGTTCGCGAGCAG GCCGTGTGGGCATTGGGGAATGTTGCTGGTGATTCTCCCAGGTGTCGTGATCTTGTTCTCAGTCATGGAGCTTTGATGCCGCTTTTAGCACAATTGAATGAACATGCTAAGCTGTCAATGCTGAGAAATGCCACTTGGACATTATCAAATTTCTGCAGGGGCAAGCCACAGCCTCCTTTTGATCAG GTGAGGCCAGCTCTTCCTGCGCTTGAACGTCTTGTTCATTCAAATGATGAAGAAGTTCTGACTGATACCTGTTGGGCTCTCTCATATCTGTCTGATGGTACAAATGACAAAATTCAAGCTGTGATTGAGGTGGGAGTTTGCCCACGACTCGTTGAGCTCTTGCT CAGTAATCCGTCTCCTTCAGTGCTGATCCCTGCTCTCCGTACAGTTGGAAATATTGTGACAGGAGATGATTTACAGACTCAG TGTATTATTGACCATGGTGCATTAGCATGCCTTCTGAGCCTGTTGACCCATAATCATAAAAAGAGcataaaaaaagaagcttGCTGGACTATCTCAAACATTACAGCTGGAAACAAGGAACAGATTCAG GCTGTGATCAATGCTGGGATAATTGAGCCCCTGGTCAACCTACTTCAAAATGCTGAATTTGATATAAAGAAAGAAGCAGCATGGGCAATTTCAAATGCTACTTCTGGTGGCGCTCATCAGCAAATCAA GTATCTGATTAGTCAGGAATGCATAAAACCTTTGTGTGATCTCCTTACATGCCCTGATCCAAGAATTATAACCGTCTGTCTAGAAGGGttggaaaatattttgaagGTTGGTGAAGCTGAGAAGGTTGCAGGTGTTGGAGACTTTAACTTTTGCGCCCGAATGATAGAAGATGCTGAGGGATTAGAGAAGATTGAAAATCTACAGAGTCACGATAATAATGAGATCTATGAGAAGGCAGTCAAGATTCTTGAGACTTACTGGttggaggaggaggaggaggaggaggagacACTACCTCCTGGTGATGGTACTCAGCAAAGTTTCCAGTTTGGAGCAAATGGGCTTCAGGTCCCATCTGGTGGATTTAACTTCAGCTGA
- the LOC18603596 gene encoding uncharacterized protein LOC18603596 has translation MNSIFFGTSKMPKTVAVTHADLAPSRRSTELGSRTGVVLMVLTILCGLFCFILCLIAEATRSQERWVGTDTNRKEVKNECAYSGSGKTPLLCAAVAFVGLAAAMVVEHMYMLIAVSKSPPPALLSWDPVSSRAKTLTWQAGFFFVMTWLCFSVGEILLLIGLSVESGHLKNWSKPRESCLIIREGLFCAAGVFSLLTVFLAAGLYLTALHAQKMFQEQRNVQQEVLATSALYASPPGSPPHRMTTVAREDPMITEFPNEPPPSFSYSWDFSKQWNNA, from the exons ATGAATTCTATCTTTTTTGGGACTTCAAAAATGCCTAAAACAGTGGCTGTCACACATGCTGATCTTGCACCAAGTCGTCGAAGCACTGAATTGGGCAGCAGGACTGGTGTTGTCCTCATGGTTTTAACCATTCTCTGCGGCCTGTTTTGCTTCATCCTTTGCCTCATAGCAGAAGCCACTCGTTCCCAG GAGAGATGGGTGGGCACTGATACTAATCGGaaggaagtgaaaaatgaatgtGCGTACAGCGGTAGCGGCAAGACACCATTGTTGTGCGCTGCTGTGGCATTTGTTGGACTCGCTGCTGCCATGGTGGTGGAACATATGTACATGTTGATTGCAGTCAGCAAATCGCCACCGCCTGCTCTGCTTTCCTGGGACCCTGTTTCCTCTCGTGCCAAGACTCTCACCTGGCAGGCAGGATTTTTCTTTGTCATGACCTG GCTTTGCTTTTCTGTCGGAGAGATCTTGTTGTTGATTGGGCTCAGCGTGGAGTCAGGCCATTTGAAGAACTGGTCAAAACCGAGAGAGAGCTGCCTCATCATCAGAGAAGGCTTGTTCTGTGCTGCTGGTGTGTTCTCATTGCTGACAGTTTTCCTGGCTGCAGGCCTCTACTTAACAGCATTGCATGCACAAAAAATGTTCCAGGAACAGCGAAACGTGCAGCAAGAGGTCCTTGCGACCTCCGCCCTGTACGCGTCTCCACCTGGCTCACCACCCCATCGGATGACAACCGTTGCCAGAGAGGATCCGATGATCACAGAGTTTCCAAACGAACCACCACCATCGTTTTCGTATTCATGGGATTTCAGCAAGCAATGGAATAATGCCTAG
- the LOC18603597 gene encoding protein FAR1-RELATED SEQUENCE 11: MSEGTSMVMESSENGTDLSQDDTGTIVEMPEDTILSQQTSVNLVPFIDQRFVSQDAAYEFYCSFAKQCGFSIRRHRTRGKDGVGRGVTRRDFTCHRGGYPQMKLSEDGKTQRNRKSSRCGCLASMRIVKRADFDVPEWRVTGFSNVHNHELLKANEVRLLPAYCTITPDDKARICMFAKAGMSVRQMLRLMELEKGVKLGCLPFTEIDVRNLLQSFRNVNRDYDAIDLIAMCKKLKDENPHFQYDFKLDGHNRLEHIAWSYASSVQLYETFGDAVVFDTTHRMDSYDMLLGIWVGVDNYGMTSFFGCVLLRDENMQSFSWALKTFLGFMKGKAPQTLLTDQNMWLKEAIAIEMPETKHAFCIWHIISKFSDWFSFLLGSRYDDWKSDFYQLYTLELVEDFEEEWRDMVDKNGLHENKHIISLYALRTFWALPFLRPYFFAGLTSSCQSETINAFIQRILSAQSQQDRFVEQVAEIVEFNDRAGSKQKMQRKLQKVCLKTGSPIESHAATVLTPYAFGKLQEELLLAPQYASFLVDEGCFHVKHHSQMDGGCKVLWVPCEEHISCSCHHFEFSGILCRHVLRVLSSNNCFHIPEQYLPNRWRINSSSSTNLLRNATREHSEKIQLLESMASTLIAESIETEERLDVACDQTAMVLSRIKDLPRPTHSANDIVYNCPSDLILPEVEDTDGIVQSFTIGTSHESLTSGKMKDRRSRDGIDIARKRRHFSGSCCGQFGHDSSDCPMLGGDNLNGDALGYL, from the exons ATGTCGGAAGGAACGAGTATGGTGATGGAATCTTCAGAAAATGGCACTGATTTATCTCAAGATGATACTGGAACCATAGTGGAAATGCCTGAAGACACGATATTGTCTCAACAAACTTCTGTGAATCTTGTTCCATTCATTGACCAAAGATTCGTATCACAGGATGCTGCTTACGAATTTTATTGCAGTTTTGCCAAACAATGTGGTTTCTCAATCAGACGCCATCGAACTCGAGGGAAAGATGGGGTTGGTCGAGGAGTCACAAGAAGGGATTTTACTTGCCATCGAGGTGGATATCCACAGATGAAGCTGTCCGAAGATGGGAAGACGCAAAGGAATCGCAAATCATCTCGTTGCGGTTGTCTAGCATCTATGCGCATTGTCAAGCGGGCAGATTTTGATGTCCCTGAATGGCGTGTTACTGGCTTTAGCAATGTCCACAACCATGAACTCTTAAAAGCAAATGAAGTGCGTCTTCTTCCTGCCTACTGCACCATTACTCCAGATGACAAAGCACGGATTTGCATGTTTGCAAAAGCTGGAATGTCAGTGAGACAAATGTTAAGATTGATGGAGCTAGAGAAAGGAGTTAAGTTAGGTTGTTTACCATTTACAGAAATTGATGTGAGAAACCTGCTACAGTCTTTCAGAAATGTCAATCGCGATTATGATGCTATTGATCTTATTGCAATGTgcaagaaattgaaagatgaaaATCCTCACTTTCAATATGATTTCAAATTAGATGGTCATAACAGGTTGGAGCATATTGCATGGTCTTACGCTTCATCTGTTCAGCTATACGAGACATTTGGAGATGCTGTGGTTTTTGATACGACCCACCGTATGGATTCTTATGACATGCTGTTAGGTATTTGGGTTGGAGTAGACAATTATGGAATGACCTCCTTTTTCGGTTGTGTGCTTTTACGGGATGAAAATATGCAATCTTTTTCCTGGGCATTGAAG ACATTTCTGGGCTTCATGAAAGGAAAGGCTCCACAAACCCTACTAACTGACCAAAATATGTGGCTGAAAGAGGCTATTGCTATTGAGATGCCTGAAACCAAGCATGCCTTTTGCATCTGGCACATAATCTCAAAGTTCTCAGATTGGTTCTCTTTTCTGCTTGGATCACGATATGATGATTGGAAATCTGATTTTTATCAGCTTTATACTCTGGAATTAGTAGAAGATTTTGAAGAAGAATGGAGGGACATGGTTGATAAAAATGGACTCCATGAAAATAAGCACATTATCAGCTTATATGCATTGCGGACTTTTTGGGCTTTGCCATTCTTGAGGCCTTATTTCTTTGCAGGTTTGACGAGTTCATGTCAATCAGAGACTATTAATGCTTTCATCCAACGGATTTTGAGTGCACAGTCCCAACAAGATCGTTTTGTAGAGCAA GTGGCTGAGATTGTTGAATTTAATGACCGGGCTGGTTCTAAGCAAAAGATGCAAAGGAAACTGCAGAAAGTCTGCCTCAAAACAGGTTCACCAATTGAATCTCATGCAGCTACTGTTCTTACGCCCTATGCCTTTGGTAAGCTCCAAGAAGAGCTTTTATTGGCTCCGCAATATGCATCCTTTCTGGTAGATGAAGGTTGCTTCCATGTCAAACACCATTCCCAGATGGATGGAGGGTGCAAAGTGCTTTGGGTGCCATGTGAGGAGCACATTAGTTGTAGTTGCCATCACTTTGAGTTTTCAGGCATCCTTTGCAGACATGTTCTTCGTGTTCTATCAAGCAATAACTGCTTCCATATTCCAGAACAGTATCTTCCCAACCGTTGGCGTATTAATAGTTCATCCTCCACAAACCTGCTAAGGAATGCAACACGAGAGCATTCTGAAAAGATTCAGTTGTTAGAGTCCATGGCTTCAACACTTATAGCAGAATCAATTGAAACAGAGGAACGCCTTGATGTTGCTTGTGATCAAACTGCCATGGTTTTATCCCGCATCAAGGACCTTCCTAGGCCAACACACAGTGCAAATGACATTGTCTACAATTGTCCCTCCGACTTGATTCTACCAGAGGTAGAAGATACTGATGGAATTGTTCAGAGCTTCACCATCGGGACTTCTCATGAATCTCTCACCTCAGGAAAGATGAAGGACAGAAGGTCAAGAGATGGGATTGACATTGCTCGAAAGCGGAGACATTTTTCTGGGTCTTGCTGTGGGCAGTTCGGACATGATTCATCAGACTGTCCAATGCTGGGAGGGGACAATTTGAATGGAGATGCACTAGGATACTTGTAG